From the Rhodoferax mekongensis genome, one window contains:
- the metW gene encoding methionine biosynthesis protein MetW: MTDLNTLHAIASLVPQGSRVLDLGCGDGAMLDYLQRERGCSGYGVELDDANVLACVKRGVNVLQLNLDQGLTVFEDASFDVVLQIDTLQHLRNAETMLIETARVGRVGIVAFPNFAHWPNRVSILQGRMPVTKRLPYQWYDTPNIRVGTHADLAVLAQRNGLRVLDSFGLQDGQTVRFLPNLRAGTSVYKLAR; this comes from the coding sequence ATGACCGACTTGAATACCTTGCACGCGATTGCCAGCCTGGTGCCTCAAGGCTCGCGGGTGCTCGACCTGGGTTGTGGCGACGGCGCCATGCTGGACTACTTGCAGCGCGAGCGGGGCTGCAGCGGCTACGGCGTGGAGCTGGACGATGCCAATGTGCTGGCTTGTGTCAAACGCGGCGTGAATGTGCTGCAGCTCAACCTCGACCAGGGGCTTACCGTGTTTGAGGACGCCAGCTTCGATGTGGTGCTGCAGATCGACACCCTGCAGCACTTGCGCAATGCCGAAACCATGTTGATTGAGACGGCCCGTGTCGGACGGGTGGGCATTGTGGCCTTCCCCAACTTTGCCCATTGGCCTAACCGCGTGAGCATTTTGCAAGGGCGCATGCCCGTGACCAAGCGATTGCCCTACCAGTGGTACGACACGCCCAACATCCGCGTCGGCACCCATGCGGACCTGGCTGTTCTGGCGCAGCGCAATGGTTTGCGCGTGTTGGACAGCTTTGGTTTGCAGGATGGTCAGACGGTCCGCTTCCTGCCCAACCTGCGGGCCGGCACTTCTGTGTACAAATTGGCACGTTAA
- a CDS encoding M20/M25/M40 family metallo-hydrolase, translating to MNARVPSSVFHTAQALEHVSAAWDTDIVHRLEEYIRIPAKSPMFDAQWSEAGLLDTVVRNTAQWIEAQKVPGLQLEVIRLEGRTPVIFFEIPASGGEAGEVPASGETVLMYGHLDKQPEFSGWRNDLGPWTPKYEDGKLYGRGGADDGYAAYAAISALQALKDQKLRHPRVVGLIETCEESGSYDLLHYVDALKPRLGDVGLVVCLDSGAGNYDQLWLTNSLRGMASGVLKVEILTEGIHSGDASGLVPSSFRILRQVLDRLEDSKTGHLLPANFHCEVPAERMQQARATAGILGDELFKRFPWAHYDCGGATTFALPTTSDPLEALLKRTWQPTLSVTGADGFPDIKNAGNVLRPYTAFKLSLRLPPLVEAASAVQELKTLLEDNAPYQAKVTFEGLSSATGWNAPDTAPWFDAALNDASNAHFGAPCGHIGQGGTIPLMNMLSKGFPKAQMMVCGVLGPKSNAHGPNEFLHVPYAKKLTAAVAQVISRFP from the coding sequence ATGAACGCCCGCGTTCCATCCTCTGTATTCCATACCGCCCAGGCCCTTGAGCACGTCAGTGCTGCCTGGGACACGGACATCGTCCATCGTTTGGAGGAATACATCCGTATTCCGGCCAAGTCGCCGATGTTTGACGCGCAATGGTCGGAGGCCGGTTTGCTGGACACCGTGGTGCGCAATACCGCCCAGTGGATCGAGGCCCAGAAAGTTCCCGGCCTGCAGCTGGAGGTCATCCGGCTGGAGGGTCGTACTCCGGTCATCTTTTTTGAAATACCCGCCAGTGGCGGTGAGGCTGGCGAGGTACCTGCGTCCGGCGAAACCGTGCTCATGTATGGCCATCTGGATAAGCAGCCGGAGTTCTCAGGTTGGCGCAACGACTTGGGTCCCTGGACCCCCAAATACGAGGACGGCAAGCTGTATGGCCGTGGCGGCGCGGACGACGGCTACGCTGCCTATGCGGCAATTTCCGCACTGCAGGCGCTCAAAGACCAGAAGCTGCGTCACCCGCGAGTGGTCGGCCTGATCGAGACCTGTGAGGAAAGTGGCTCTTACGACCTGCTCCACTATGTCGACGCACTCAAGCCCCGCTTGGGTGATGTGGGGCTGGTGGTGTGCCTGGACTCCGGAGCGGGCAATTACGACCAACTATGGTTGACCAACAGCCTGCGTGGCATGGCCAGCGGCGTGTTGAAGGTCGAAATCCTGACCGAGGGCATTCACTCAGGAGACGCCAGTGGCCTCGTGCCTTCGAGCTTCCGCATCCTGCGCCAGGTGCTGGACCGCTTGGAGGACAGCAAAACCGGCCATTTGTTGCCTGCCAACTTCCACTGCGAAGTCCCTGCCGAGCGCATGCAGCAAGCGCGGGCGACTGCCGGAATATTGGGTGATGAATTGTTCAAGCGCTTTCCCTGGGCGCACTATGACTGCGGTGGCGCCACTACCTTCGCGTTGCCCACCACCTCGGACCCGCTCGAGGCCTTGCTCAAGCGCACTTGGCAGCCCACGCTGAGTGTCACCGGCGCAGATGGCTTTCCTGACATCAAAAATGCCGGAAACGTGCTGCGGCCTTACACCGCGTTCAAGTTGAGTCTGCGTCTGCCACCTTTGGTGGAGGCGGCGTCTGCCGTCCAGGAGTTGAAGACGCTCTTGGAAGACAACGCGCCTTACCAGGCCAAAGTCACGTTTGAAGGGCTGTCCAGCGCCACCGGCTGGAATGCTCCGGACACCGCGCCCTGGTTCGATGCAGCATTGAATGACGCCTCGAATGCGCACTTCGGAGCGCCCTGTGGCCACATTGGTCAGGGCGGTACGATCCCGCTCATGAACATGCTGTCCAAGGGCTTCCCGAAAGCACAGATGATGGTGTGTGGTGTGCTGGGCCCCAAGAGCAATGCCCATGGACCGAATGAGTTTTTGCATGTGCCGTATGCCAAAAAACTCACTGCCGCAGTGGCACAGGTGATTTCCCGTTTTCCTTGA
- a CDS encoding alpha/beta hydrolase has product MASESTLSTFTASDGENLAVQDWPLDPGVTPRGVVLIVHGLGEHAGRYDHVAQQLNAWGFAVRGYDQCGHGESSGLPGSLPSDTRLLDDLADIIDSTRARMEPGTPLILLGHSMGGLVTGRFVSLGLRKVEALIMSSPALNPGMNAFQKFLVAVLPTIAPNLRVGNGLNPTFISHDPAVVKAYTSDPLVHDRISARLARFFSTEGPATVAAAPQWKVPTLLMYAGDDRLVNPQGSRDFAAAAPKDQVTSVCFDALYHEIFNEKDATPVFAAMRSWLDQRF; this is encoded by the coding sequence ATGGCTTCTGAATCCACTCTGAGTACCTTCACCGCCAGCGACGGCGAAAACCTCGCCGTCCAAGATTGGCCGTTAGATCCGGGTGTGACACCCCGCGGCGTTGTGCTCATCGTCCACGGGCTGGGCGAGCATGCCGGACGCTACGACCATGTCGCGCAACAACTCAATGCCTGGGGCTTTGCAGTGCGCGGCTATGACCAGTGCGGCCACGGCGAGAGCAGCGGCTTGCCCGGTAGTCTGCCCTCCGATACCCGCTTGCTGGATGACCTGGCCGACATCATCGACAGTACACGTGCCCGCATGGAACCCGGAACTCCGCTGATTCTGTTGGGGCACAGCATGGGCGGTCTGGTGACCGGGCGCTTTGTGTCCTTGGGGCTTCGCAAGGTAGAGGCGCTCATCATGTCCTCCCCTGCCCTGAATCCGGGCATGAATGCATTCCAGAAATTCCTGGTTGCGGTGTTGCCAACAATCGCCCCCAACCTGCGCGTAGGCAATGGCCTGAACCCTACCTTCATTTCGCATGACCCCGCTGTGGTGAAGGCTTACACCTCGGACCCACTGGTGCATGACCGCATCTCCGCCCGTTTGGCCCGCTTTTTCTCTACCGAGGGGCCGGCGACCGTGGCCGCCGCCCCGCAATGGAAGGTTCCCACCTTGCTGATGTACGCAGGGGATGATCGTCTGGTGAACCCGCAGGGCAGTCGTGACTTTGCGGCTGCGGCCCCCAAAGACCAGGTGACCTCAGTGTGCTTTGATGCGCTGTATCACGAGATCTTCAATGAAAAAGATGCCACACCGGTGTTTGCCGCCATGCGCAGCTGGCTGGACCAGCGGTTTTGA
- a CDS encoding putative bifunctional diguanylate cyclase/phosphodiesterase, whose protein sequence is MQPSIEPGVTPLASIALSWKKLRLRIREGLPLRYTMMLVVVIGVTLPAMLLLTLEQQLAEKSQKALLTQSETALMKIGSVSIAEPMWVVDRVALDAAAARLLESPQVVAVRIEDGLANTPEMERIRPDFAGSLDKDTAAGRLTRRTQSVIRSGEPLGTLVVWFDASYGQGLLQARRDQMLVLVALQVLAILAVLMPVLVSRVLRPIERLKEHASALLDHSRDDGPGQVFVWRRQDELGLLGRHLGRVQEELRGLFTQLGNKNAQLQQMAFYDQLTGLPNRSLFIDLVQREMLSAQRNDQQFGIFFIDLDRFKAVNDSMGHAAGDALLIEVARRLREVLREVDVVCRQSGNEFLVLVRDIEHWESLGEMAQRVLRSIEAPVVLANAPVKVSASIGISLYPEDGQDFETLVKHADIAVYQAKTLGRARYSYFHSELNSRLQANLELEQELAYAIGHDQLVLHYQPQVSAKTGEMVAVEALVRWQHPTRGLLYPAQFIGLAEESGRIAEMGVWTLREACRQLADWSARGIHIGNMAVNVSALEFRDHRLLDSLQAALDASGIPPQRLEIEITESVLMAETETSQRIIERLRQIGVGIAIDDFGTGYSSLAYLKRLRPNQLKIDRSFVNDTATDSDSRAIVKGVVGLAEALSLNVVAEGVETEEQRAFLQDIGCHTLQGYWIAKPLTVEALEQWLLNRRT, encoded by the coding sequence GTGCAGCCCAGCATTGAACCCGGGGTAACTCCGTTGGCATCCATTGCGTTGAGCTGGAAGAAGTTGCGCTTGCGAATCCGCGAGGGCTTGCCCCTGCGCTACACCATGATGCTGGTGGTGGTGATCGGCGTGACCCTGCCTGCGATGTTGCTACTCACCCTCGAGCAGCAATTGGCGGAAAAGTCCCAAAAAGCTTTGCTGACCCAGAGTGAAACTGCGCTGATGAAAATTGGCAGTGTGTCTATTGCCGAACCGATGTGGGTGGTGGATCGTGTAGCTCTGGACGCCGCGGCCGCCCGCCTGCTGGAGAGCCCGCAAGTCGTAGCGGTACGTATCGAGGACGGGCTGGCCAATACTCCGGAGATGGAGCGCATCCGGCCGGACTTTGCCGGCTCGCTGGACAAAGATACGGCCGCCGGCCGACTGACCCGCCGCACGCAAAGTGTGATCCGATCAGGGGAGCCCCTGGGCACGCTGGTGGTCTGGTTTGACGCCTCTTACGGCCAGGGCCTGTTGCAGGCGCGGCGCGACCAGATGCTGGTGCTGGTGGCCTTGCAGGTGCTGGCCATTCTGGCGGTGCTGATGCCGGTGCTGGTGTCCCGCGTGCTGCGTCCTATCGAGCGTCTTAAAGAACACGCCAGCGCTTTGCTGGACCACAGCCGGGACGACGGCCCGGGTCAGGTGTTTGTATGGCGCAGGCAGGACGAGCTCGGTCTGTTGGGTCGCCATTTGGGCCGTGTGCAAGAGGAGTTGCGCGGCCTGTTCACCCAGCTCGGTAACAAGAATGCGCAGCTGCAGCAAATGGCGTTTTACGACCAACTGACCGGCTTGCCGAACCGCTCGCTGTTTATCGATCTGGTGCAGCGTGAAATGCTGTCTGCACAGCGCAATGATCAGCAGTTCGGCATCTTCTTCATCGATCTGGACCGCTTCAAGGCCGTCAATGACTCCATGGGTCACGCGGCCGGCGATGCCTTGCTGATTGAAGTGGCACGTCGATTGCGCGAGGTGTTGCGTGAGGTGGATGTGGTCTGCCGCCAGAGCGGCAATGAGTTTTTGGTGCTGGTGCGTGACATTGAGCACTGGGAGTCTCTGGGTGAAATGGCGCAGCGGGTCTTGCGCTCCATTGAGGCACCGGTGGTGTTGGCCAATGCCCCTGTCAAGGTGTCAGCCAGTATCGGTATTTCTCTCTACCCCGAAGACGGGCAGGACTTTGAGACCCTGGTCAAGCATGCCGATATCGCGGTGTATCAGGCCAAGACGCTGGGGCGCGCCAGGTACAGCTATTTCCACTCCGAGCTGAATTCCCGCCTGCAGGCCAACCTGGAGTTGGAGCAGGAGCTGGCCTACGCGATTGGCCATGACCAGCTGGTGCTGCACTATCAGCCGCAGGTCTCCGCCAAAACCGGCGAGATGGTAGCGGTAGAGGCACTGGTGCGCTGGCAGCACCCGACCCGTGGCCTGTTGTACCCTGCCCAGTTCATTGGGTTGGCAGAAGAGTCGGGGCGTATTGCCGAGATGGGTGTCTGGACTCTCCGGGAGGCCTGCCGCCAGTTGGCGGACTGGTCCGCGCGTGGCATCCATATCGGTAACATGGCGGTCAATGTGTCAGCGCTGGAGTTCCGTGACCACCGCTTGCTCGACAGTCTGCAGGCAGCGCTGGATGCCAGTGGCATTCCCCCGCAGCGCCTTGAAATTGAGATTACCGAGAGTGTGCTGATGGCGGAAACCGAAACCAGCCAGCGCATCATCGAACGCTTGCGCCAGATCGGGGTTGGCATTGCGATTGATGACTTCGGTACCGGCTATTCGTCGCTGGCCTATCTCAAGCGCCTGCGACCCAACCAGCTCAAGATCGACCGCTCTTTCGTCAACGATACAGCCACCGACAGCGACTCTCGCGCCATTGTCAAAGGCGTGGTGGGACTGGCCGAGGCCTTGAGCCTGAATGTGGTCGCTGAGGGGGTGGAGACCGAAGAGCAGCGTGCCTTCCTGCAGGACATCGGCTGTCACACCCTGCAGGGTTATTGGATCGCAAAACCACTGACGGTGGAGGCCTTGGAGCAGTGGCTCCTGAACCGACGAACATAA
- a CDS encoding chalcone isomerase family protein, translating into MTTPTHQHLRASVLTLALWSAIGTVAVQAHAATVSSNFEAKAAVQGVPLQLNGAGTRYKAIFRVYDMALYTSAKGNTPEAIIAMQGPKRLSFVALRDLPGTDLGIAFIKGLSSNSPADQVQKHAASSTRLIEIFSGKPKLTAGDTFAMEFVPGRGTTFYIQGQAQGAPIGDAEFFDMVLKIWIGPVPADFKLKDALLGL; encoded by the coding sequence ATGACAACACCCACACACCAACACCTCCGCGCCAGTGTCCTGACACTGGCTCTTTGGAGTGCCATCGGGACGGTGGCAGTGCAAGCCCATGCGGCGACGGTGAGCAGCAACTTCGAAGCGAAGGCCGCGGTGCAGGGCGTGCCTTTACAGCTCAATGGCGCGGGTACCCGCTACAAGGCGATTTTCCGTGTGTACGACATGGCGCTGTATACCTCTGCCAAGGGCAACACTCCTGAGGCCATCATTGCGATGCAGGGCCCCAAGCGCCTCAGTTTCGTGGCGCTGCGCGATCTGCCGGGCACGGACCTCGGTATCGCTTTCATCAAAGGTCTGTCCAGCAATTCGCCGGCGGACCAAGTGCAAAAGCACGCTGCATCCAGCACCCGCTTGATCGAGATTTTTTCGGGCAAGCCCAAGCTCACGGCAGGCGATACCTTCGCCATGGAATTTGTGCCCGGCAGAGGCACCACCTTTTACATTCAGGGCCAAGCCCAGGGCGCGCCCATCGGAGACGCCGAGTTTTTTGACATGGTGCTCAAGATCTGGATCGGCCCGGTCCCGGCCGACTTCAAGCTCAAGGACGCGCTGCTCGGCCTTTGA